The genome window GCCAGAGCGGAAATAAAGGCATCGCCCGCTCCGGTATTATCAATTGAAGGAAAACTTTTGGCCGGAAAGCGTTCGTTTAGTTCCTCTGACAGGACATAACAGCCTTCCGCCCCCAGTGTGACAATGACGATAGCTACGCCTTGCCGGTAAAGGGAAGCGGCTTTTTCTTCAATCGGGCGGCCGCCCGGACAAATCTCAGACAGTTCTTTCGCGTTTAAGACTAAAATATCAACGCTGCTCAGCAACTCAGGACTTAAATAATTACAGGATGACGGTTTTAAAATCGTTTTGCCGCCGTGTTTACGCATCAGCCGACAAGCGGTTTCGGCCGCCGGCATGGGAATTTCGGTGCTGACTAAGCAATAGGCAGTATTTTCAAATAAATATTCTTTTTGCAGTAAATCAGCCGGCGACAGACTGTCATTGGCACCGGATAAAATCGTAATCGTGGATTCGCCCTTGGGTTCAACAAAAATATAGGCTTTGCCGGTAGAAAACTGCGAGCTCCGTTTTAAGCCGTCCGTATTGACGGTATGCTGCTGCAAGGCATCGTAAATAATATCCGCTTCCGATTGGCTGCCGACGGCGCTGATGATGGCTGCCCGGTGTCCCAGTTTAGCCGCGCCAATGGCTTCATTGGTTGCTTTGCCGCCGGCGTACAGGGAGGACTGGGTGGTGAGGATGGCTTTGCCGGAGGTCGGCAGCTGCGGTACCTTTAAATAAATATCCAAATTGGTGCTGCCGACGGCCAGGATCTTTTGGCTGTGCATAAAATGCGGCACATCAATGGTGGTTCGGCTGCTTAAAGCATATTCGGATTGAAAATGCTCCATAGGCAGCGGCAAGTTTTCCAGGCGGTGCAGAAGCTTTTGCCCTAAAAACCGACCATAGTCGTAACGGGAAATCGAAAAAGCGGAAATATCGGGAAAGCTGTCCTCCGGTCGGATATCATCCCGCAGGGAAAGCAGGGAGAAGTCCCAGGGGATTTGATAATGCTGGGCTAGGCTGCGGGCATAAAGATCGGCGGCGGCGGCATAATGGGAAGAAACTACGGCGGTAACCGCCCGACTGCTGATTTTATGCAGCAGCAGCGGCAGGCTTTGCTCATTAAACACCAAATCTTCGCGCAGTGGAATTTGCCGGTCAAATAAGCATTTCTTATAGCCGTTAAAAAAGTCCTCGGTTCTGGCGCCGGACAGCAGCAGGCAGGCAATGTCCCGATGATGACAGGCAATTAAGGCTTGCGTGGCCTGGTAGCCGAAAGCCTGATAATCAATGTTTTCCGATGAGGCAGTCGGAGAATTGAAAAGTAAGTAGGGGATTTTCAGTTTTTCCAGTTCAGGGGCAAAGTCTAAGCTGTTTTCGGCGGCCATTTCCCATAAGACGGCATCGGCCTTGTTCTTGCCGAAACCGGCCAGCGCTTTCTGTTCCTCGGCCGGGTCGCCGCCGGACTCGGCTAAAAGCAGCTGGTAGCCGTGCTCGCAGGCGACGGCCAAAATGCCGCTTAGGGTTTTGGATAGGCTTTTATGGGAGCGCAGCAGTACACCGATCAGGAAGCTCTTGGCGGTTGCCGGCAGAAAGGAATAGGGCGCATAATTATACTCCTTGGCAATCCTTAATACCTTTTCTCTGGTTTCCTGACTGATGCTGCTGTCTTTTTGATTCATGACCTTGGAAACGGTTGAAACCGAAACACCGGCCAGTCTGGCAATATCCTTTATATTCATATCCCAACCCTCTCATTTTCTGGTTTTTATCCTTAATTTTTCCCTGTAATGCTTTTATCATAACCTAATTACCGCCAAAAGTAAAGGCTTTTCCGTAAGCGGGAGTTTTTGCGCCGTCATTTTGCATAAAAATAGTTAGAAAATAATCAAAAAATAGACAAAAACACAAAAGAATATTGACAGAGACTAGGGGAAGCGCTAATATAAAGGCAATCAAGAAAAAAATATAGGAAACCATTTTCCTGTATAGAGCTGTATAGAATACGAAAAATGACAAGGCAGAGCCGATAAGACCGGGAAAGGCAAAAGATGAACGAAAAACAAAAAATTATTATGGATGTGGATCCGGGGATTGATGATTCCTTGGCGATTGTATTTGCCGGAATGGCCAAAGCAAGCTTAGAGCTTGTGGGCATAACGACAGTGAGCGGCAATGTTGAGGTTAACCAGGCTTCTTTAAATGCGATCAAGGCGCTGCAAATGTGCGGCCAGACGCAGGTTCCGGTTTATAAGGGAGCGGCGCAGCCGCTGTTCAAGGAATATTGCGACGCGACAGATACACATGGCCGGGATGGGCTGGGCGAAACATTTTTTTCGATAACAGATTGCTGTCAACCTATGCCGGCAACGGATTTTATTATTCAGCAGCTGGAACGCTTTCCGGGTGAGATTACGATTTTGGCTTTGGGGCCGTTGACCAATTTAGCTTATATTTTGCGGAAAAACGAGGGGGCGTTAAAAAAGGCCAGGCAGATTGTGATTATGGGAGGTGCGGCCAAAGTTCATGGGAATTGCTCACCGGTAGCGGAATATAATTTTTGGGTCGATCCCCATGCGGCGGCTGAGTTTTTTGTGGCAGGGCTGGAAAATGTAGTTATGGTGCCGCTGGATGTAACCTATTCCATTTTGCTGACGCCCAATATCCGGGAGATGATTCACCAGTTTGAGCTGCCGCTGGCGGATTATGTCGATAAAATTACGCGCTTTTATGTGGATTTTCATTGGCGGCAGGAGCGGACGCTGGGCTGTATTATCAATGACCCGCTGACCGTTGCCTACTTACTAAAACCGGAGATTTTAGGGCTTGCGACGGCGACGGTGCAGGTGGAAACAGAGGGGCTGTGTATCGGGCAGTCGATTTGTGATTTCCGTGCGCAAACCGGCAAAACTCAAATTGCTCTAACGGTAAATGAAAAGGAGTTTTTTCGCCTGTTTTTATTAACTTTATTTCCGGAAAGAGAAAAAGATATTTTACGAATGGAACAAAAAGGCTGGATTTAGAAGGAGCGGTTTATGCGAAAAATAATTATTGATACGGATCCGGGAATTGATGACGCATTTGCGATTGCGGCAATGGCCTTATGCAAAGAGGTTGAGATATTGGGGATTTGCAGTGTCGGTGGAAATAAAGGTATTGAAGTTACAACCCGCAATGCGTTATCCTTGGTGCGGTGGCTGGATTGTCCCGCTCTGGTCTATAAAGGAGCGGCGCAGCCATTGAATGAAATGGGGGGCGCCAGTCATACGGAAGATGCGATCCATGGTGTTAACGGCTTAGGCGGTGTTTTTTTGCCGGAGAATCCGGCGGGATTAGCGGCGCAGCCGGCGGAGGATTTCATCATTGAAATGGCAGAAAAATATCCGGGCGAAGTTGAGATCCTGGCTTTGGGGCCATTGACTAATTTGGCACTGGCAGCAGAAAAGAATGAAGCGGCGTTCAAAAAAATAAAAGCGATTTACTCCATGGGCGGCGGAGTGCTGTGCGGAAACGTAACGCCGGTGGCCGAGTTTAATTATTGGTTTGACCCGGAGGCGGTGGCGAGGGTGCTGCAAGTAACGGCGGAAGTACCTTTTTATATGCTGGGACTGAATGTCACCAATCAAGTTGTTTTTAGGCATCAGGATGTTTTCTTTTTGGAAAAGGAAGGCGACGAAAAAGGAAAGCTGCTGGCGCAAATGGTGCGTTCGTATTTGGACTTGTTCTGGCAGGACAGGCGCTTAATGGGCTGCGTTATCCATGATTTAACAACGGCATTGTTTATGCTGCAGCCGGAATTGGCAAAACCGGAACAGATTTGCCACGCCAATGTGAGAATGGCGGTGGAAGGGATCGCCCGCGGGCAGACGGTGGTTGATCTGGTGGATTCCTGGCATTTGCAGAAAAATGCTTTTGTGGTTATGGGGATTCAGGCAGATGCCTGCAAGCAAATGTTCATGGAATTACTGTTACCGGAAAAAGCGGAACTTTACCAAAAATATGTATTATAAACTTAACTTTTCCATATTTGTCCGAACAACCTTTTTTAGGCAGGCCGCTCATCCGGGCAGAAGTGCGAAGTACTTCGATTAGGGTAGGCCACCCGCCCGGGCAGAAAGCGGAGCTTTCGATCAGTGGAAAGTTGAGATATAAATCATGGAAAAGGCGGTAAGAGATAGAGCCGAACCGGGGACGATGGGGGTGTGTATTCGAGTAAAAGCGGGAAGTATTTTGGTAAGGGAAAGCCTAAGTTAAAAAAGGAAATTGCAAAGCAGCAAGGAGAGGAGAAAACAGTGAAAAAGAATTTATCTTTAATGAGTATTTTATTATTTCCAATTGCGATTGCGATTAATTTTGTCGGTGGCCAGATTGTTGCGCTGCTGCGGCTGCCGGTGTTTTTGGATTGCATCGGTACCGTGTTAGTCGGAGCATTAACGGGGCCGATCGGCGGCTTGATTGTCGGGGTAATGACTAATTTGATTTTGGGGATTACAGCTCCGACCTTTATTCCTTATGCAGTAGTATCGGCAGCGATTGGCATAGTATCTGGAATTTGTGCGAAGAGAGGAATGTTTAAAACTGTTAAAATGACTCTGTTGACCGGCGTGTTTGTTTGGATCGTAACACAACTGACGGCGATTCCGATTACGACTTTAGTGTTTGGCGGAGTAACGGGCAGCGGGACATCTTTTATTACCGGCTTTTTAGTTGGAGCCGGACAAGGGCTGTTTCAGGCAGTTTTCACGACCAGTATCTTAACAGAAACCATTGATAAGTTCATTACGGTTTTAATTGCGTATTTTCTGATTAAATCTATTCCGGCTAGAACTTTATCCAAGTTCCCATTGGGCGAAAAATATTTGGAAAATTAAGTGCAGTTGCGCGTTTGGATATATGGAAAAGCTCTGTTTTTAACGGAGGCTTTTATGTTGATGGGTTGATTTGGGTGAAGGGGGCGCTTTATGAAGAAAAAAGTTATTTCTGAACTTTACCCGATTACGAAATTAGCGGTAGTTGCAGCGCTGATTGTGATTGGATTTTTGTTTCAAAATTATGTGTATGGGTATTTTATTGTTTTGCCGTTTACTGTTTTAGCGGCATTTATTGATCGAAGCGGGAAGTCTTATTTGAAAAAAATTACAACGGCGATGTTGTTTTTTGTTCTGTTCTTTCTGGCCTTTAAAATTATGCTAGATACATCCGATTCCAGGATTTTGCTGAAGTGGGGTTTCATTACTGTCAGGGAGCAGGGACTTCTTAGCGGGGCAAATGATTCGGCTTTGATTATGGTATTTGCCGCAAGCTTTTTGCTGTTTTTTGAAACCACGGACATGGCGGATTTTATGATTTCTTTAAATAAGCTGGGGCTATCGCATGTAGGTTCTTATATTGCTTTATCTACCCTGCAAATGATTCCGGAAATGGGGAAAAAGAGTAAGGTGATTTTGCAGGCGCAGCAGGCACGGGGAATTGAAACAACCGGCAGCTTGTTTACCCGGATGAAAGCCTTTATTCCGGCGCTGGGGCCTTTGATTATCTCATCTATTACCGATTTGGAAGATCGGGCGGTTACTTTGGAGGTGAGAGCCTTTTCCAGCGAAAATCCCAAAACCTTTTATCGGGAACTGCCGTTTCGGCTGGCGGATAAGCTGATCTTGGGAATAACCTTTTTACTGCTGATCGGTTGCATTGTGGGGAGGATTATCCTATGGCTCAAATAGAAATAAAGGATGTTAGTTTTCAATATCCGCTGACGGATTTTCGGGCGCTGGAAAAAGTAAACTTAGAAATTGAAAAAGGAGAGTTTTTGGCGCTGATCGGCAAAAACGGGGCAGGAAAAACCACGCTGTGCAATGCCATTCGCGGATTGATTCCGCACTTTCAAAAAGGAAAGTACGAGGGAGAAATCAAGATTGACGGTGTCAGCACGAAGGAGATGGATTTGGGGAGTTCGGCAGCGAAGGTGGGCTTAGTATTTCAAAATCCATTTATCCAGGTAAGCGGGGTCAAGCGGACGGTGTTTGAAGAAGTATTATTTGGTTTGGAGAACCTGGGTGTTCCCCGTTCGGAAATGATAGACAGAACCAATGATATGCTGTGTCAGTTAAAAATTGACTATCTTAGGGATAAAAACCCAACCGAACTGTCCGGCGGGCAAAGGCAGCGAGTGGCGATTGCTTCGGTATTGGTAATGAGTCCGGAAATTTTGATTATTGACGAACCGACCTCGCAGTTAGATCCGATCGGAACAGAAGAAGTATTTGAAACAATCGCATTGATGAAAGAAAAGAAAATAACGATTATCTTGGTGGAGCAAAAAATCAATTTGATTGCCGAATATGCCGATCGGGTGGCGGTGATGGATAAGGGGAAAATTGTATTATATGGCTCGGCCAGAGAAGTGCTGACCAATAAAGAAATTGAAAATTATGGGGCGGCCTTACCGGAAGTGACGAAATTCAGCTATTTCCTGATGGATAAAAAACAAATTCAGCTGACAGAGATACCGATTACTTTGCAGGAAGCCAAAAAAACTTTTGTCGGTCGTTGCGCGGGGAAAGGGGCGGAGGACTTGTAATGGATGGAATAAGTTTAGATCATGTGAGTTTTCGCTATGATAATGGTTTTGTGGCAGTAGACG of Lachnospiraceae bacterium oral taxon 500 contains these proteins:
- a CDS encoding ribokinase, which translates into the protein MNIKDIARLAGVSVSTVSKVMNQKDSSISQETREKVLRIAKEYNYAPYSFLPATAKSFLIGVLLRSHKSLSKTLSGILAVACEHGYQLLLAESGGDPAEEQKALAGFGKNKADAVLWEMAAENSLDFAPELEKLKIPYLLFNSPTASSENIDYQAFGYQATQALIACHHRDIACLLLSGARTEDFFNGYKKCLFDRQIPLREDLVFNEQSLPLLLHKISSRAVTAVVSSHYAAAADLYARSLAQHYQIPWDFSLLSLRDDIRPEDSFPDISAFSISRYDYGRFLGQKLLHRLENLPLPMEHFQSEYALSSRTTIDVPHFMHSQKILAVGSTNLDIYLKVPQLPTSGKAILTTQSSLYAGGKATNEAIGAAKLGHRAAIISAVGSQSEADIIYDALQQHTVNTDGLKRSSQFSTGKAYIFVEPKGESTITILSGANDSLSPADLLQKEYLFENTAYCLVSTEIPMPAAETACRLMRKHGGKTILKPSSCNYLSPELLSSVDILVLNAKELSEICPGGRPIEEKAASLYRQGVAIVIVTLGAEGCYVLSEELNERFPAKSFPSIDNTGAGDAFISALASYLLYGFDLKKAVAIAGYAAGFCISREGVVPSLVDKNTLEAYIHQQEPNLLVRSSRPY
- a CDS encoding nucleoside hydrolase, with the translated sequence MNEKQKIIMDVDPGIDDSLAIVFAGMAKASLELVGITTVSGNVEVNQASLNAIKALQMCGQTQVPVYKGAAQPLFKEYCDATDTHGRDGLGETFFSITDCCQPMPATDFIIQQLERFPGEITILALGPLTNLAYILRKNEGALKKARQIVIMGGAAKVHGNCSPVAEYNFWVDPHAAAEFFVAGLENVVMVPLDVTYSILLTPNIREMIHQFELPLADYVDKITRFYVDFHWRQERTLGCIINDPLTVAYLLKPEILGLATATVQVETEGLCIGQSICDFRAQTGKTQIALTVNEKEFFRLFLLTLFPEREKDILRMEQKGWI
- a CDS encoding ECF transporter S component; amino-acid sequence: MSILLFPIAIAINFVGGQIVALLRLPVFLDCIGTVLVGALTGPIGGLIVGVMTNLILGITAPTFIPYAVVSAAIGIVSGICAKRGMFKTVKMTLLTGVFVWIVTQLTAIPITTLVFGGVTGSGTSFITGFLVGAGQGLFQAVFTTSILTETIDKFITVLIAYFLIKSIPARTLSKFPLGEKYLEN
- a CDS encoding energy-coupling factor transporter transmembrane protein EcfT, with the protein product MKKKVISELYPITKLAVVAALIVIGFLFQNYVYGYFIVLPFTVLAAFIDRSGKSYLKKITTAMLFFVLFFLAFKIMLDTSDSRILLKWGFITVREQGLLSGANDSALIMVFAASFLLFFETTDMADFMISLNKLGLSHVGSYIALSTLQMIPEMGKKSKVILQAQQARGIETTGSLFTRMKAFIPALGPLIISSITDLEDRAVTLEVRAFSSENPKTFYRELPFRLADKLILGITFLLLIGCIVGRIILWLK
- a CDS encoding ABC transporter ATP-binding protein, with amino-acid sequence MAQIEIKDVSFQYPLTDFRALEKVNLEIEKGEFLALIGKNGAGKTTLCNAIRGLIPHFQKGKYEGEIKIDGVSTKEMDLGSSAAKVGLVFQNPFIQVSGVKRTVFEEVLFGLENLGVPRSEMIDRTNDMLCQLKIDYLRDKNPTELSGGQRQRVAIASVLVMSPEILIIDEPTSQLDPIGTEEVFETIALMKEKKITIILVEQKINLIAEYADRVAVMDKGKIVLYGSAREVLTNKEIENYGAALPEVTKFSYFLMDKKQIQLTEIPITLQEAKKTFVGRCAGKGAEDL